One stretch of Arachis duranensis cultivar V14167 chromosome 1, aradu.V14167.gnm2.J7QH, whole genome shotgun sequence DNA includes these proteins:
- the LOC107489193 gene encoding extensin-like, translating to MRKKVIAKRAPREKIYKLPTKPSTRSQDRTFTPSPSPPTSPPRCDPMARTKNTPRFFASAKPTPPPKATPSKPSSLKPSSAKPSSSKGKRQATEEPIPEPTQPKSRSVPMRSQRGNTQVPLKDVKEPEIGPFDHKAHFLTSHSDYNPYRFKSAMNNDFYEGVI from the coding sequence ATGAGGAAGAAAGTTATTGCAAAAAGGGCTCCTCGTGAGAAGATTTACAAGTTACCCACAAAGCCTTCCACTCGCTCTCAAGACCGGACCTTTaccccttctccttctcctcctacctCTCCTCCTCGCTGTGACCCCATGGCTAGGACCAAAAACACTCCAAGGTTTTTTGCCTCTGCCAAGCCGACGCCACCACCAAAGGCCACACCTTCCAAGCCTAGCTCTTTAAAACCGAGTTCAGCAAAGCCTAGCTCCTCCAAAGGCAAACGGCAGGCGACTGAGGAACCCATTCCCGAACCAACACAACCAAAATCCAGGTCGGTTCCAATGCGCTCTCAACGAGGTAACACTCAAGTCCCTCTCAAAGATGTTAAAGAACCAGAAATAGGACCGTTTGATCACAAAGCTCATTTTCTGACCTCTCATTCAGACTATAACCCCTATAGATTCAAATCTGCCatgaataatgatttttatGAGGGAGTCATCTAA